The window GCAttattgcttttatttatttcttcatttatttcctATGCGAAGATAGAATTCTGCTTAGCAACAAATGGGGGCGCAAACGCCTCACGTGATCCGGAAGTGAAAGCCGCCGGTTACCTGTGTTGTCGTCATCACATTTGCTAGCAAACACTTCATATCAATTCTCAATCTTAACTAATATTAGAGCGccgcttttttttcttaactaatATTAGAGCGCCGTTGTGATATAAGTTACACGTTCCGAGAGGCCCCATACTGTAAACGGGGATAAAGAATTAAAAGAAACTTCTGTTCGGATTTTTCTGTACCTCACCAAtttggacacccccccccccatactctTATAGGTCTTTTTAGAGCTATCTAAGTATGAGTGACTGTTACATGACGCTTTCTtaccttttgtaaaaaaaaaaaaagaaaaattccaggtttgtaaaagattaaaaaaaaaaaaagtgccactaTTGTGACGTTTCCCGTCATTTTGGAGTTCGTCCTAAGGCCTTATTTAGACTTCCGCCGCACTCCCCGGGGTCCTAAAGCCCGTTAGGTTCGATTTGCCTGCGGTCCTATTCCCCTCAAATTCCAGTGCGATATCGCGATGTTTCCGGCAACAAGTTGATCGCGTCATCATCCTCCACGCGAACGCACGCCGTCGTGTCCTCTTGCTTCGTGACCGAGCGTGAACACCAGCCGGAGCGGGAGTGACTGAGCGCGTCGCGCATCGATCATGGAGCCCCCGGTGACGGCCGCCGAGGACAGCGATGCGAAGAGGAAGATCCAGTTCTCGGTGCCTTCGGCGGTGCCCATACAGCTGGACCCGCGGCAGGTGGAACTGGTGAGGAATCGTGCACGATCGGCCCTCGACTCGATCATATCCCATTCGATCACAAAGACAGCCTCACAAATCATTCCTGATTCCACaacagaaaaatgaatcaatgtaACTTCAGTGAAATCATACACATTTCAATGTGATTGTAGTAAAACGTCAAATATTAACATATATACCTACTGTAAATTGTATTTTCCATAGTCATTGAGCTTGTCAGCTTTACATATGCCATGTCTCCTCTTCAGGCAGTGTAcgcacttgtttgtttgtttgtttgtttgattgattgatggatagatCGTAAGCCGATATTCAGGATAATCATGTATGTATCTTTTAACAATCCTCTCCTAACTTTGCGTCAAGTAACTACTTTTCCCGAAGGGACTGAGCCAAAACTTTGGCTCCCGCTAATTGTAGTTCTGTTCAAGTACATGAGGGGACCCCCGACAGTCGGGATGCATTCATTTGAGCTATGGCGCCATTTCATCCAAGAGGGCAGAAGTGGtcttattcggtccaaagtacTCAAAGTTGCACTTATGTGGTTAGTGACCCGTGcgagttttgttgttgttgatcatcacgttgccccccccccccgcaccaaACCGAGCGCCACTTACGTAACACGAGGACCAGCGTgactctcttcttcttcttggatgtttttttctcccGCGTGTTGGCAGCGGAGGACGGCCGGCGCTGCCCGGGATTAAGCTGGGCTGCCGTGCGGCCGGACTTTTTGCATCTCTTCTAAGTGATGAGCTTGCGAAAGGACTGGACGAGGTTCCGAGGTGAGGGGgatgaagcccccccccccccactagtCATATTACAAACGAGATGACACACCAATCGCGTAGGGTTTTAAAAGAAGGACCAAAATAGAGTTTCAAGGCTCGGTTCAGGttttaaaatggtgaaaaattccGTTTAATGCGAGATTTACCGTTTGGAGCCTGGGTTAGAATCTCAAATTACGGTTTTGAGTCTGGGTGCCGGGTTTAAAGCGGGGCTTGGGCTTTCATGTTAGGGTTTCTAGACAACCTAGATAATAATTTCTAGATAAGGTTGCGATTTCAAAATGGACTTTCAGGTTCTGGGTTAGGGTTTCGAGCAAGAGTTACAATTATGGTTTCAAAGTACGATTTCAGTCGATGGGTAGGGTGTGAAGATTTTAAATTAGAGCTTCAGTCTGAGTTTGACTCTTTTGGGTTTAAAGGTAGCCTATTACGTTAGCTCGCCGCATTAAAACGCTCACGCCGGTGCAAATCTCCAACTTTTGAAGCGCGATATTGTCCCCGGCCCGCCTCACAAGCGCCAAGCAAGCACGACTCAAGCACGCGAGGGAAGTGAAAGCGCCGAAGCCAAAGAATTCCGCCCGCGCGTCGAACCCACGCTCGTAGATTTGCGCCGGACCGTCTCGTTTGCATCATGTTGCAAAAGAGCACGACTGCGAGGTTTTGGCACTCTTTGGCTCGCCATTTCCGCCCGACCGCTGTTTGGAGAGCGAACGCTACATTAGGGACGGGAGTCCGTTTTCGCATTTACTCAGTTGCGTAACTCTCCGTGGTGTTTATGACTCACTCGCTTTTGCACGAGCGCGCGTGAAGATCAATAATAGCGCTGCCCGCGTAGCCTCCGAATACAGTTGCAGCACTTAACGTATTCAAAATAACAACTGGGGCCTTTGTTATGAATTTATGAATCAGAAGTCATTTTATGTCGGGCAGGAAATTAATACACTGAACCCACGCATATTTTCTGCATAGAGCTCTTGCACTTTCTAATGCAAGGAAccgtttatttctttattttaataaatgcagGTTCCAGGAATCAAAGCCACAGCGTCTGCTCAGGCCACAGCCATGTCACatcaaaaaataatgttttggcgccatctggtggTGTCCGTGGAGGTTTCCTCAGTCAAGCCACACTGCGGATTTGCTCTGATCGGGAAAAAGTTCTTTGGCGCCATTTTTGGGGATGGTGACATCTTgtgcttaaaaataaatgtttgcagGTTATTTGATTTAATAATACTTTTATATATGGAAAGCAAACATACTTTAAAATTATAAATCTATACAGCTGTCCAACACTCCCgcccaaataaaaacacatttttttggggggagtgttTTAGTCATTTTTCTCGAATAAATTCTGTAAacgaaaatatttgtatttggaaTCCCATTTTATGCTGTCAGTAATTTATAACACATATAATCAAATagaaaaacaattattaatCTGTTGATTCTTCTTTACCATTGATtgattaaaaccttttttttttttttaactttccaaATGACAGTGTCAAAAATTCAGAAATATAAGTTGATTATGACAATTGCCGTACACAGTTTTTCAAAGTAAGAGCATTATTTGCAGAATTGCCATTTTGTTTCAGCACAAACATAATCGGTCTGCTTTCTTGGAGGATGACATAAATCCAAGAAAATCAAATTCCCAGAATGTGAAGCTaaacaaatgaataattgaTGATCAAAATAGTTTGATCGTCGATTAGTTGTCGATGCAATCCCGCATCTGcgctaaatacattttatattttccagTCTCGCAGCCACTGCGTcgtgtttttatttcaacaaaATATCGATCGGGAACTGCAAGACAAGCGAACGTCCGATCGTATCAAAACATCAGTTCTCCAGATATGTAATAAGATTGAAACGGGTGGAAATAAATGAAGGAACTGATCCCGAAGGCCTCCTCGTGTCGTCCAGATCCGACGTCGGAGGCCCACGCCCGCCACCCTCTTCCGCCTGACGGACCCGCCCTCGCCAGAAGACGACGGCGGGCCTCAGCAGGTACGCGGCCCTCGCAGCATTTTTGCGCCGAGTGTCTTTCTATCTCCTGTCGCCctttgacccccccaccccccacgcctGCCGCAGTGGGTCGCGGGAGAAAACGCGCTCCCGAAAGCCAAAACGCTCAACAACGCCTATCAGCCGCCCTCGCTCAAAGGTCAGTGGGCTCTCGAAACGCCGCGATTATGTAAGCGCTGCgcttgcgaaaaaaaaaaaacccgacatgTGCTCTACATctgtccgaaaaaaaaaaaaatgcctgttgcgtgtgtgttgtgtgcgtgggggggggagggggattaGACCCCGAGGCAGCAGCGAGTCTGCCGTGGATCATCCCGGATTATGGGATAGACAAACAGCTGCGGCAACGCCACACCCCACGGAATGAATAATTTCATAATAACATCCAGTTAAAATCAATTTGATTGCGTAGATTGAGTGCCGGGGACGGTTCAAGTGAACAATTATGCGCCGAAGTGGCCGAAATGAAGCCACCGTCAGCATTAGGGCGCCACCTGTTGCTTTGTTATGCA of the Syngnathoides biaculeatus isolate LvHL_M chromosome 22, ASM1980259v1, whole genome shotgun sequence genome contains:
- the LOC133495836 gene encoding protein phosphatase 1 regulatory subunit 1B-like isoform X2 translates to MEPPVTAAEDSDAKRKIQFSVPSAVPIQLDPRQVELIRRRRPTPATLFRLTDPPSPEDDGGPQQLCREWPKRTFLPST
- the LOC133495836 gene encoding uncharacterized protein LOC133495836 isoform X1, which translates into the protein MEPPVTAAEDSDAKRKIQFSVPSAVPIQLDPRQVELVPGIKATASAQATAMSHQKIMFWRHLVVSVEVSSVKPHCGFALIGKKFFGAIFGDGDILCLKINVCRPPRVVQIRRRRPTPATLFRLTDPPSPEDDGGPQQLCREWPKRTFLPST